The Planococcus donghaensis genome contains a region encoding:
- the hemW gene encoding radical SAM family heme chaperone HemW: MVKGLYIHIPFCHQICFYCDFNKVYFKDQPVDAYIDSLGKELALWKQQGALDKPLETIFLGGGTPTSLTPAQLEKLLAYIHRYVPMAGNLEWTSEANPDELTKDKMQVLFDGGVNRLSMGVQSFDEDLLKRLGRTHSNSDVKRAVDSARQVGFENLSFDLMYGLPGQSMQQWDDTLERAFAFDMPHFSAYSLIIEPKTVFYNLMTKGKLNTVTEDLEADMYEKLMNEMDKRGLKQYEISNFARPGHESHHNLLYWDNVEYIGVGAGAHGYVDGVRYSNAGPLKKYMSPLDEGERPILSTHRVPPHEKMEEEMFLGLRKTAGVSLNHFQTKFQKPIQDVYGTILDKEIAQGNLEIANGFIRLTRKGRFVGNEVFQQFLLA; the protein is encoded by the coding sequence ATGGTAAAGGGATTGTATATCCACATTCCATTCTGTCACCAAATTTGTTTTTACTGTGATTTCAATAAAGTTTATTTTAAAGATCAACCAGTCGATGCGTATATCGATTCGTTAGGCAAAGAACTAGCATTATGGAAACAACAAGGCGCACTCGACAAGCCGTTAGAAACGATTTTTTTAGGAGGCGGAACGCCGACATCGCTGACACCAGCTCAATTGGAAAAATTGTTAGCGTATATTCATCGCTACGTGCCCATGGCCGGGAATTTAGAGTGGACATCTGAAGCCAATCCAGACGAATTAACCAAAGACAAAATGCAAGTGTTGTTTGATGGTGGCGTAAATCGGTTAAGTATGGGTGTTCAGTCTTTCGATGAAGACTTATTAAAAAGACTCGGCCGAACGCATAGCAACTCGGATGTGAAACGAGCGGTAGATTCAGCGCGACAAGTTGGTTTTGAAAACTTGAGTTTTGACTTGATGTACGGCTTACCCGGGCAATCGATGCAGCAATGGGACGATACACTAGAGCGAGCATTTGCTTTTGATATGCCTCATTTCTCGGCTTACTCATTAATCATTGAACCGAAAACGGTGTTCTATAACTTAATGACAAAAGGCAAGTTGAATACAGTGACAGAAGATTTAGAGGCAGATATGTATGAAAAGCTGATGAATGAGATGGATAAACGTGGATTAAAGCAATACGAAATTTCTAATTTTGCTCGACCGGGACATGAATCTCACCATAATCTTTTGTACTGGGATAATGTTGAATATATTGGTGTTGGGGCCGGAGCACATGGTTATGTAGATGGTGTTCGCTATTCAAATGCGGGACCATTAAAAAAATACATGTCGCCTTTAGATGAAGGAGAGCGTCCGATTTTAAGCACGCACAGAGTCCCGCCGCATGAAAAAATGGAAGAAGAAATGTTTTTAGGCCTTCGAAAAACGGCTGGTGTTTCTTTAAATCACTTTCAAACTAAATTTCAAAAACCGATCCAAGATGTCTATGGCACGATTTTAGACAAGGAAATCGCACAAGGAAATTTAGAGATTGCAAATGGATTTATTAGGTTAACAAGAAAAGGGCGATTTGTGGGCAACGAGGTTTTTCAACAATTTTTATTAGCTTAA
- the hrcA gene encoding heat-inducible transcriptional repressor HrcA, producing the protein MLTERQLLIFKVTVDDYIQSAQPVGSNQLSKKLETPFSPATIRNELAELERLGFLEKTHTSSGRIPSEKGYRYYVDHLLTPRPLPKEDIVQLRSIFEEKLTETEEIIKRSAMILSELTNYTSILLGPDVRRHIVKKLSIVPLSQDTAVAIIVTNTGHVENRVFSIPPGLNPADIEKMTNILNERLVGVALNNLHLRLEQETLSILKQHVERYGELFHTFRQAVLLPHEDENIYYGGKLNILKQPDFHDLQKIRNLMDVMEEAKHIPMILPVGSQGLHIRIGSENTLTAMEDCSVITVSYDTGKEQTGSIAIVGPKRMDYKRIVSILDILSGDLSKELNRMFKGT; encoded by the coding sequence ATGTTAACAGAACGGCAACTGCTCATTTTTAAAGTGACAGTAGATGATTATATTCAATCAGCTCAGCCGGTAGGATCGAACCAACTCTCCAAAAAGCTTGAAACTCCTTTTAGCCCTGCGACCATTCGTAACGAATTAGCGGAGTTAGAAAGACTGGGCTTTTTGGAAAAAACACATACGTCTTCCGGACGCATTCCTTCTGAAAAAGGATACCGTTATTACGTCGATCATTTGCTGACGCCAAGACCATTGCCGAAAGAGGACATTGTGCAATTGCGCTCGATTTTCGAAGAAAAACTAACGGAAACGGAAGAAATCATTAAGCGATCCGCAATGATTCTTTCGGAACTGACCAATTACACGTCCATTTTACTCGGACCTGATGTGCGCAGACATATCGTTAAAAAGTTGTCGATTGTTCCGTTGAGCCAAGATACTGCAGTGGCGATTATCGTCACCAATACCGGACATGTAGAAAATCGCGTCTTTTCAATTCCACCAGGACTAAACCCGGCGGACATAGAAAAAATGACGAATATTCTAAACGAACGGTTAGTGGGCGTGGCATTAAATAACCTGCATCTGCGGTTAGAACAAGAAACGTTATCGATATTAAAGCAGCATGTTGAGCGTTACGGCGAGCTGTTCCATACGTTTAGACAAGCGGTTTTGTTGCCCCATGAAGATGAAAACATCTATTACGGAGGCAAATTGAACATCTTAAAACAACCTGATTTTCACGATCTTCAAAAAATCAGAAATTTGATGGATGTTATGGAAGAAGCTAAGCATATACCGATGATTTTGCCTGTTGGAAGCCAAGGCCTCCACATTCGCATTGGATCGGAAAACACGCTTACAGCAATGGAAGATTGCAGTGTCATTACGGTATCGTATGATACTGGAAAAGAACAGACGGGTTCAATCGCTATAGTCGGCCCGAAGCGAATGGATTACAAGCGCATCGTTTCGATATTAGATATACTAAGTGGCGACTTATCGAAAGAACTAAACCGAATGTTTAAAGGAACGTGA
- the grpE gene encoding nucleotide exchange factor GrpE has protein sequence MPKKNESLKTDEQVVAEEVEVKAAESEVQSETADTETPETDLPVEEEAEPVDEVEELRKQLEAEQNKYLRLLADYDNFKRRTQKDKEIANKFRSQSLLADLLPVLDNFERAMSATTKSEESASLLKGIEMVQKSLLEAVNREGLEEIKAVGEQFDPNFHQAVMQEKDDSAEPGVVLQELQKGYILKDRVLRPAMVKVNE, from the coding sequence TTGCCAAAAAAAAATGAGTCATTAAAAACAGACGAACAGGTAGTTGCCGAAGAAGTTGAAGTAAAAGCGGCTGAATCGGAAGTACAGTCAGAAACGGCGGATACAGAAACGCCAGAAACTGACCTTCCTGTTGAAGAAGAGGCTGAACCAGTTGACGAAGTTGAAGAGCTTCGTAAGCAACTTGAAGCAGAGCAAAACAAATATTTGCGCCTGTTAGCCGATTATGATAATTTCAAAAGGCGCACTCAAAAAGACAAAGAAATTGCCAATAAATTCCGTTCACAATCGTTGCTAGCAGACCTTTTGCCGGTCTTAGACAATTTTGAACGTGCAATGTCGGCAACAACGAAAAGTGAAGAATCTGCTTCGTTGCTAAAAGGCATTGAAATGGTGCAGAAATCTTTACTTGAAGCGGTAAACCGTGAAGGTTTGGAAGAGATTAAAGCGGTCGGTGAACAGTTCGACCCGAATTTCCATCAAGCTGTTATGCAAGAAAAAGATGATTCTGCAGAGCCGGGAGTGGTTTTACAGGAATTGCAAAAAGGCTATATCCTGAAAGATCGAGTTCTACGTCCTGCAATGGTAAAAGTAAACGAATAA
- the dnaK gene encoding molecular chaperone DnaK produces the protein MSKIIGIDLGTTNSAVAVLEGGEPKIIPNPEGNRTTPSVVAFKNGERQVGEVAKRQSITNPNTIQSIKRLMGTEEKVTAEGKEYTAQEVSAMILQYIKGYAEEYLGEKVSRAVITVPAYFNDAERQATKDAGRIAGLEVERIINEPTAAALAYGLDKTDTDETILVYDLGGGTFDVSILELGDGVFEVKSTAGDNRLGGDDFDKIIIDYLVQEFKKENGVDLSKDKMATQRLKDAAEKAKKDLSGVSSTQISLPFITAGAEGPLHLEITMSRAKFDELTSSLVERTMGPTRQALKDAGISASELDRVILVGGSTRIPAVQEAVKKETGKDPHKGVNPDEVVAMGAAVQGGVLTGDVKDVVLLDVTPLSLGIETMGGVFTKLIERNTTIPTSKSQTFSTAADNQPAVDIHVLQGERPMAAANKTLGRFQLADIPPAPRGVPQIEVSFDIDKNGIVSVKAKDLGTQKEQTITIQSNTSLSDDEIERMIKEAEENAEADAKVKEEVELRNEADQAVFQTDKTITDLGEVVTEEEKKQAEDARDELKAALESDSTEDIREKKDKLQEILQGLSMKAYEQAAAAQQAGQDENASSDNDDVVDAEFEEVNDDNK, from the coding sequence ATGAGCAAAATTATCGGTATTGATTTAGGTACAACAAACTCAGCAGTCGCAGTATTAGAAGGCGGCGAACCAAAAATTATTCCAAATCCAGAAGGTAACCGTACAACTCCTTCTGTTGTAGCTTTCAAAAACGGCGAACGCCAAGTCGGCGAAGTAGCAAAACGTCAATCCATTACAAACCCAAACACAATTCAATCGATTAAACGTTTAATGGGTACAGAAGAAAAAGTAACTGCAGAAGGCAAAGAGTATACAGCTCAAGAAGTTTCTGCAATGATCTTACAATACATTAAAGGTTATGCTGAAGAATATTTAGGCGAAAAAGTATCAAGAGCTGTTATTACGGTTCCTGCTTACTTTAACGATGCAGAACGTCAAGCAACTAAAGATGCTGGACGTATTGCGGGTCTTGAAGTAGAACGTATTATTAACGAGCCAACTGCTGCAGCTTTAGCATATGGCCTGGATAAAACAGATACAGATGAAACAATTCTTGTTTATGACCTAGGTGGCGGTACGTTTGACGTATCAATCCTTGAACTTGGCGATGGCGTATTCGAAGTAAAATCAACTGCCGGCGATAACCGTCTTGGTGGCGATGACTTTGATAAAATCATCATCGATTATTTAGTACAAGAATTCAAAAAAGAAAACGGCGTAGACTTGTCTAAAGACAAAATGGCTACTCAGCGCTTAAAAGATGCTGCAGAAAAAGCGAAAAAAGACTTGTCAGGTGTTTCTTCAACACAAATTTCATTGCCATTTATCACTGCTGGAGCAGAAGGACCGCTTCACTTGGAAATTACAATGAGCCGTGCGAAATTTGACGAACTAACTTCTTCATTAGTAGAACGCACTATGGGACCTACTCGTCAAGCATTAAAAGATGCTGGAATTTCAGCTTCTGAACTTGACCGCGTAATCTTGGTTGGTGGATCTACTCGTATTCCAGCTGTACAAGAAGCCGTTAAAAAAGAAACTGGTAAAGATCCGCATAAAGGCGTTAACCCGGATGAAGTTGTAGCAATGGGTGCAGCTGTACAAGGTGGCGTATTAACTGGAGACGTTAAAGACGTTGTTTTATTAGACGTAACTCCATTATCTCTTGGTATTGAAACAATGGGCGGCGTGTTCACGAAACTAATCGAGCGTAACACAACAATCCCAACTTCAAAATCACAAACATTCTCAACTGCTGCTGATAACCAGCCAGCTGTAGATATTCATGTATTACAAGGTGAGCGTCCGATGGCAGCAGCTAACAAAACGCTTGGTCGTTTCCAATTAGCGGACATTCCACCAGCACCACGTGGCGTTCCACAAATCGAAGTAAGCTTTGATATCGATAAAAACGGTATTGTAAGTGTTAAAGCGAAAGATCTTGGAACACAAAAAGAACAAACGATCACAATTCAGTCGAACACATCATTATCTGATGATGAAATCGAACGCATGATCAAAGAAGCAGAAGAAAACGCTGAAGCAGATGCAAAAGTGAAAGAAGAAGTTGAGCTTCGCAACGAAGCAGACCAAGCTGTTTTCCAAACGGATAAAACAATCACAGACCTTGGTGAAGTGGTTACTGAAGAAGAGAAAAAACAAGCGGAAGATGCTCGCGACGAACTAAAAGCGGCATTAGAATCAGATAGCACTGAAGACATCCGTGAGAAAAAAGACAAACTTCAAGAAATCTTGCAAGGTCTTTCTATGAAAGCTTACGAGCAAGCAGCAGCAGCTCAACAAGCTGGACAAGATGAAAATGCAAGTTCTGATAACGATGATGTAGTCGATGCAGAGTTTGAAGAAGTAAACGACGACAATAAGTAA
- the dnaJ gene encoding molecular chaperone DnaJ, with protein sequence MNKRDYYEVLGVSKSASKEEIKKAYRTLSKKFHPDINKDANASEKFQEVKDAYEVLSDEQKRAQYDQFGHQDPNQGFGGGADGFGFDDIFSTFFGGGARRRDPNAPRKGDDLQYSMTIDFMDAVFGKEAEVEIPKDETCGTCDGSGAKPGTKKKTCPYCEGSGQMNVTQDTPFGRMVNRRTCQHCEGSGQIIEEKCTTCRGQGKVRKINKIKVTIPAGVDDGQQLRVTGQGGPGVNGGPAGDLYVVFRVKPHKQFQREGDDIYLEISITYPQAALGDEIEVPTVSGKVKLKIPAGTQSGARFRLKGKGVKNVHGYGTGDQHVVVRIKTQTKLSDKQKQLLREFAEISGDIPEEHSSSLFAKIKRTIKGDS encoded by the coding sequence ATGAACAAGCGAGATTATTATGAAGTGCTGGGAGTATCCAAGTCTGCTTCCAAAGAAGAAATTAAAAAAGCATACCGGACTTTATCGAAAAAATTCCACCCAGATATTAACAAAGATGCAAATGCGTCTGAGAAATTCCAAGAAGTTAAAGATGCTTATGAAGTATTAAGTGATGAACAAAAACGTGCACAATACGATCAATTTGGGCACCAAGATCCAAACCAAGGCTTTGGTGGCGGAGCAGATGGTTTTGGTTTCGACGATATTTTCAGTACGTTCTTTGGTGGCGGGGCAAGACGTCGTGACCCGAACGCACCTCGTAAAGGAGACGATTTGCAGTATTCGATGACAATCGATTTCATGGATGCTGTATTTGGTAAAGAAGCTGAAGTTGAAATTCCTAAAGATGAAACTTGTGGCACATGTGATGGCTCTGGAGCTAAACCAGGCACCAAGAAAAAAACGTGTCCGTATTGCGAAGGTTCGGGTCAGATGAATGTAACGCAAGACACACCTTTTGGCCGTATGGTTAATCGTCGAACTTGTCAACACTGTGAAGGATCAGGACAAATTATTGAAGAAAAATGTACAACTTGCCGCGGCCAAGGAAAAGTCCGCAAAATTAACAAAATCAAAGTCACAATCCCAGCTGGTGTTGATGATGGTCAGCAATTACGTGTGACAGGTCAAGGTGGACCAGGTGTTAACGGAGGGCCAGCAGGAGATCTATATGTCGTATTCCGCGTAAAACCACATAAGCAATTCCAGCGCGAAGGCGATGACATTTACTTAGAGATATCAATCACGTATCCTCAAGCGGCATTAGGTGATGAAATTGAAGTGCCAACGGTATCAGGAAAAGTCAAGTTGAAAATTCCAGCTGGTACACAAAGTGGAGCACGTTTCCGCTTGAAGGGCAAAGGTGTTAAAAATGTCCACGGGTACGGAACTGGCGATCAGCATGTTGTTGTTCGCATAAAAACACAAACAAAACTTAGCGACAAACAAAAGCAGCTATTACGTGAATTTGCTGAAATTAGTGGAGATATTCCAGAAGAACATAGCAGTTCGCTTTTTGCAAAAATCAAACGTACAATTAAAGGCGACTCATAA